A genomic region of Chitinimonas arctica contains the following coding sequences:
- a CDS encoding DUF3309 family protein — protein sequence MSLGTLLLIVLILVLIGAFPTWPHSRNWGYGPSGGLGLVVVVLVVLVLMGRI from the coding sequence ATGAGCTTGGGTACCCTGTTATTGATCGTATTGATCTTGGTGCTGATCGGCGCCTTTCCCACCTGGCCGCATAGCCGCAACTGGGGTTATGGCCCCAGCGGCGGCCTGGGCCTGGTGGTCGTCGTCCTGGTTGTATTGGTGCTGATGGGTCGAATTTGA
- a CDS encoding ATP-dependent DNA helicase has product MSYRIAVRELCEFSAKHGDLDLRFTPAPTAEEGMAGHLSVSKQRTGDYRSEVALSGTHGALTVRGRCDGYDADRQRVEEIKTYRGELAAMPDNHRQLHWAQARVYACLLCRQLGLPAIQVGLVYYHVDRQHETLLLEDWQADGLEQFFGSLCDRFLAWAEAQLRHRAERDTYLTDLAFPFGALHAGQRQLAESVYRGARLGRPLLAEAPTGVGKTLGTLFPLLKAMPASGHDKIYFLSAKTPGRQLALDALSKLRQEGTPLRVLELTARDKACVHPDRACHGEACPLARGFYDRLPVARAAAVEHGLLDRSTLQAVAQTHAVCPYYLSQDLVRWVDVVVGDYNYYFDFTALLHGLRVANEWRVGVLVDEAHNLVDRGRAMYSAELDSSHLVALRQRKLPELKGPLQKLARAWRQFEAAQQTPYQAYAEPPGSLLAVLQQAGKAIIDYLNAQPMVLDAPLLRFYFDLTHFLRLAESFGPHSVFDQSNRPGGKGRKHSTICLRNFVPAPFLGPRLASAHSYVLFSATLSPADYYCGMLGMPTDTPRLTVESPFRAEQLTVHLISQVSTRYRDRDASRQPIATLIARQYRQLPGNYLAFFSSFDYLKEIADELAKQAVEIPQWRQSRQMDELARAAFLERFRLSSQGIGFAVLGGAFAEGVDLPGEQLIGAFVATLGLPQFNPVNEQRRECLHALFGRGQDYAYLYPGLQKVVQAAGRVIRSPTDRGVLYLIDDRYADPKVRRLLPGWWHVETDGAGQG; this is encoded by the coding sequence ATGAGCTATCGCATCGCCGTCAGGGAGCTATGCGAGTTCTCCGCCAAGCATGGCGACCTGGATCTGCGCTTCACGCCTGCCCCCACGGCGGAGGAAGGCATGGCGGGCCATCTCAGCGTCAGCAAGCAGCGCACGGGCGATTACCGCAGCGAAGTCGCGCTATCCGGCACGCACGGCGCATTGACCGTCCGGGGTCGCTGCGACGGCTACGATGCGGATCGGCAGCGCGTGGAGGAGATCAAGACCTACCGAGGCGAACTGGCTGCCATGCCGGACAACCATCGTCAGTTGCACTGGGCGCAAGCGAGGGTCTATGCCTGCCTGCTATGCCGGCAACTGGGCTTGCCGGCCATCCAGGTGGGGCTGGTCTATTACCATGTCGATCGCCAGCATGAAACCTTATTGCTGGAAGATTGGCAGGCGGACGGGCTGGAACAGTTTTTCGGCTCGCTCTGCGATCGATTCCTGGCCTGGGCCGAGGCGCAATTGCGGCACCGGGCGGAACGTGACACCTATCTGACGGACCTCGCCTTTCCCTTCGGCGCGCTTCATGCGGGACAACGGCAACTGGCCGAATCGGTCTACCGGGGAGCTCGTCTGGGACGCCCCTTGCTGGCGGAGGCGCCGACAGGCGTAGGCAAAACCCTGGGCACCCTGTTTCCCTTGCTCAAGGCCATGCCCGCGAGCGGCCACGACAAGATCTACTTTCTCTCCGCCAAGACGCCTGGCCGTCAATTGGCGCTCGATGCGCTAAGCAAGCTGCGCCAGGAAGGCACCCCGCTCCGTGTGCTGGAGTTGACTGCCCGCGATAAGGCCTGCGTGCATCCCGATCGTGCCTGTCATGGCGAAGCCTGCCCCTTGGCAAGAGGTTTCTATGACCGCCTGCCGGTGGCGCGCGCGGCGGCGGTGGAACACGGCTTACTGGATCGGAGCACGCTGCAGGCGGTGGCGCAAACCCACGCGGTCTGCCCTTATTACCTGAGCCAGGACTTGGTGCGATGGGTGGATGTGGTGGTCGGCGACTACAACTATTACTTCGACTTTACCGCCTTATTGCACGGTTTACGTGTCGCCAACGAATGGCGGGTAGGTGTGCTGGTAGACGAAGCACACAATCTGGTGGACCGTGGCCGTGCCATGTATAGCGCCGAATTGGACAGCAGCCATCTGGTCGCGCTGCGCCAGCGCAAACTGCCGGAGCTGAAGGGGCCATTGCAGAAACTGGCGCGAGCCTGGCGCCAATTCGAAGCAGCCCAGCAAACACCTTACCAAGCCTATGCCGAACCACCCGGTTCGCTGCTTGCCGTGCTGCAGCAGGCGGGCAAGGCCATCATCGACTATCTGAACGCCCAGCCCATGGTGCTGGATGCACCGCTGTTACGCTTCTATTTCGACTTGACGCACTTCCTGCGCCTGGCTGAAAGCTTCGGTCCGCACTCCGTCTTCGACCAGAGCAATCGACCCGGCGGAAAAGGCCGCAAGCACAGTACGATTTGCCTACGGAATTTCGTCCCGGCGCCCTTTCTCGGCCCACGGCTGGCAAGCGCACACAGCTACGTACTGTTCTCCGCCACCCTTAGCCCAGCCGACTATTACTGCGGCATGCTGGGCATGCCGACCGACACACCCCGCCTGACGGTGGAATCTCCTTTCAGGGCGGAACAACTGACGGTGCACTTGATTTCACAGGTCTCCACCCGCTACCGGGACCGCGACGCTTCTCGACAACCCATTGCCACCCTGATCGCCCGGCAATATCGGCAACTGCCGGGCAATTATCTGGCCTTTTTCAGCAGCTTCGATTACCTGAAAGAGATCGCGGACGAGCTTGCCAAACAGGCCGTGGAAATTCCGCAATGGCGGCAGTCGCGCCAAATGGATGAATTGGCCCGGGCCGCTTTTCTGGAAAGATTTCGACTGTCCTCCCAGGGCATAGGATTCGCCGTACTGGGCGGGGCCTTTGCCGAAGGCGTCGATCTACCGGGCGAGCAATTGATCGGCGCCTTTGTCGCCACCCTGGGCTTACCGCAATTCAATCCGGTCAATGAACAGCGGCGCGAATGCCTGCATGCGTTGTTCGGACGAGGCCAGGACTACGCCTATCTATACCCCGGCCTGCAAAAGGTCGTGCAAGCGGCCGGCCGGGTGATCCGCAGTCCAACGGACCGCGGCGTGCTCTATCTGATAGACGACCGTTATGCCGACCCTAAGGTGCGCCGGCTGTTACCCGGCTGGTGGCATGTCGAGACCGACGGCGCCGGCCAAGGCTGA